Proteins from a genomic interval of Hornefia porci:
- the glgD gene encoding glucose-1-phosphate adenylyltransferase subunit GlgD encodes MNAVGLIFADNYEVEINELTETRTMAALPFGARYRVVDYLLSNITNAGIHDVGIITNSRYESLMDHVSSGIEWDLERKKGGLHFLPPFSYHGRGERYEHILEAMQANVSFLRNCDEEYVIACSSTCIGNIDLAAMMDYHIKTDAYITVLCTRNPRNKQVGIPTTEYLMDPTGRIQNIEISRKPILQGAVVGANIYIVRRTDLLELLENSEREMTSWRRDVLIPHLKDRKIMGYVTGETLLYLDNVVAYLQSSLDLLDPNLRDELFHQENRPIITRVGDSAPAWYGPRSNVRNSLIAAGTIIEGEVRNSVIFRGVHIKKGAVIENSVVMRNAAIGEQVHLNYAILDKNVIINDKRMLSGYITHPFVVKYGAVI; translated from the coding sequence ATGAATGCCGTAGGACTTATATTTGCGGATAATTATGAAGTGGAAATCAACGAACTTACGGAAACACGCACGATGGCCGCGCTTCCTTTCGGGGCCCGGTACCGGGTCGTGGATTATCTTTTGTCCAACATCACCAACGCCGGGATCCATGATGTGGGAATCATCACAAACTCCCGCTATGAGAGCCTGATGGATCACGTCAGCTCCGGCATCGAATGGGACCTGGAGCGCAAAAAAGGCGGGCTTCACTTCCTGCCGCCCTTCTCCTATCACGGCAGAGGGGAACGCTACGAGCACATTCTGGAGGCCATGCAGGCAAACGTGTCCTTCCTGCGCAACTGCGACGAGGAATACGTCATCGCCTGCTCCAGCACCTGCATCGGAAACATCGATCTGGCAGCCATGATGGATTATCACATCAAGACTGACGCCTACATCACGGTGCTCTGCACCCGGAACCCCAGAAACAAGCAGGTCGGCATCCCGACGACGGAATATCTGATGGATCCCACCGGCCGCATCCAGAACATTGAAATCAGCCGGAAACCGATTCTGCAGGGGGCGGTTGTGGGCGCCAATATCTACATCGTCCGCCGGACGGATCTGCTGGAACTCCTGGAAAATTCCGAACGGGAAATGACCAGCTGGCGCAGGGACGTTCTGATTCCTCATCTGAAGGATCGGAAAATCATGGGCTACGTAACCGGCGAAACACTGCTGTACCTCGACAATGTTGTGGCGTATCTGCAGAGCAGTCTGGATCTTCTGGATCCCAACCTGCGGGACGAACTCTTCCATCAGGAGAACCGCCCCATCATCACCCGCGTCGGCGACAGCGCCCCGGCCTGGTACGGACCCCGCTCCAACGTCAGAAATTCTCTGATCGCAGCGGGAACCATCATCGAAGGAGAGGTCCGCAATTCCGTGATTTTCCGCGGTGTGCACATCAAGAAAGGCGCTGTGATTGAGAATTCCGTGGTCATGCGGAACGCCGCCATCGGCGAGCAGGTTCATCTGAATTACGCGATACTGGACAAGAACGTGATCATCAACGATAAACGAATGCTTTCCGGCTACATCACTCACCCGTTCGTCGTCAAGTACGGGGCCGTGATCTGA
- the glgB gene encoding 1,4-alpha-glucan branching protein GlgB, translated as MSAKKKSKPAFSPKAGTQSMAEHRFLFHKGRDYRAYEFLGAHILGGSGVGLTPEDVNIRGTETGQGDGQPSAPGAGSSGRPRRAGLSGVVFRVWAPRAAAVALVGDFNSWDPSASPMQRLDEDDSIWEVVQTDAKEGDLYKYVITDDHGRQVYKADPYAFSAEAGGPEDGHMRASVVWDPCKPFRWNDLAWRRRRDSCNPYRSPMNIYECHLGSWRRKEDGSFYSYRELAGSLIPYVKRMGYTHLELLPIMEYPYEGSWGYQITGYYAVTSRYGTPEDFRYFVNKAHEAGIGVILDWVPAHFPRDEHGLASFDGYPLYEDSDPLKREHKGWGTLAFDFGRPEVISFLISNAFFYCDVYHVDGLRVDAVAAMLYLDYDRGDGEWRPNRYGGNKNLEAIAFLQNMNRDVLGNYPGVLTIAEESTAWPSVTRPPSVDGLGFNFKWNMGWMNDALQYFQTDPLWRRGSHNKLTFSITYAYSENFILPISHDEVVHGKKSLLDKMPGEYEDKFAQLRVFYAYMFTHPGKKLTFMGAEFGQFIEWNEERELDWMLLDYEKHRKLQSFVRELNHYYTDTDALWETDDTFDGFRWIDADNADDNVFTYMRFSRNQKTVLIALNLSGKDFPEFDIGVPAASAYWRAVDTDMKRNGGTGTRRKSVYHVADGGCNGYAQHITLPLPKFSAIILEKEG; from the coding sequence ATGAGTGCAAAGAAAAAGAGTAAACCGGCGTTCTCTCCGAAGGCCGGAACACAGAGCATGGCGGAGCACCGGTTCTTGTTCCACAAGGGACGGGACTACCGGGCCTATGAATTTCTGGGAGCGCATATTCTCGGCGGCAGCGGCGTAGGTCTCACTCCCGAGGATGTGAATATCCGGGGGACTGAAACCGGTCAGGGAGACGGACAGCCTTCCGCACCCGGCGCTGGAAGCTCCGGCAGGCCGCGCAGAGCCGGACTCTCCGGGGTTGTCTTCCGGGTGTGGGCCCCGCGGGCAGCGGCGGTTGCTCTGGTCGGTGATTTCAACAGCTGGGATCCGTCTGCCAGTCCGATGCAGAGGCTCGATGAGGATGACAGCATCTGGGAGGTGGTTCAGACCGACGCGAAGGAGGGCGATCTGTATAAATATGTGATCACCGACGACCACGGCAGACAGGTCTATAAAGCCGATCCCTACGCGTTCAGCGCGGAAGCCGGCGGGCCCGAGGACGGCCACATGCGCGCCTCAGTGGTCTGGGATCCCTGCAAGCCCTTCCGCTGGAACGATCTGGCCTGGCGCAGACGCCGGGACAGCTGCAATCCCTACCGGTCGCCCATGAACATCTACGAATGTCATCTGGGCTCCTGGAGACGCAAAGAAGACGGCTCCTTCTATTCCTACCGGGAGCTGGCCGGCAGTCTGATTCCCTACGTCAAAAGGATGGGATATACGCACCTGGAGCTGCTTCCCATCATGGAGTACCCTTACGAAGGCTCCTGGGGATATCAGATTACCGGGTACTATGCAGTGACCTCGCGTTACGGCACGCCGGAGGATTTCCGGTACTTTGTGAACAAAGCCCATGAGGCGGGGATCGGCGTAATCCTGGACTGGGTGCCCGCCCATTTCCCCAGAGACGAACACGGGCTGGCCTCCTTCGACGGTTATCCTTTGTACGAGGACAGCGATCCGCTGAAGCGGGAGCACAAAGGCTGGGGAACCCTCGCCTTCGACTTCGGCCGTCCGGAGGTCATCAGCTTCCTCATCTCCAACGCCTTCTTCTACTGCGACGTCTATCATGTTGACGGACTGCGGGTGGACGCAGTGGCGGCGATGCTGTATCTGGATTACGACCGCGGAGACGGGGAATGGCGTCCCAACCGTTACGGAGGGAACAAAAATCTGGAGGCGATTGCCTTCCTTCAGAATATGAACCGGGACGTGCTGGGGAATTATCCGGGAGTCCTCACTATCGCTGAGGAATCCACTGCCTGGCCCAGTGTGACCAGGCCGCCCTCGGTGGACGGCCTCGGGTTCAACTTCAAATGGAACATGGGATGGATGAACGACGCGCTGCAGTATTTCCAGACCGATCCTCTGTGGCGCAGAGGCTCGCACAACAAGCTGACATTCTCCATCACCTATGCATACAGCGAAAACTTTATCCTGCCGATTTCACACGACGAGGTGGTGCACGGGAAGAAATCCCTGCTGGACAAAATGCCCGGCGAATACGAGGACAAATTTGCCCAGCTCCGGGTCTTCTACGCCTACATGTTCACCCACCCCGGCAAGAAGCTCACCTTCATGGGCGCTGAATTCGGTCAGTTTATCGAATGGAATGAGGAACGGGAACTGGACTGGATGCTGCTGGACTATGAGAAGCACCGCAAGCTGCAGAGCTTTGTCCGGGAGCTGAACCACTATTACACGGATACCGACGCGCTCTGGGAAACTGACGATACCTTCGACGGCTTCCGCTGGATCGACGCCGACAACGCCGACGACAACGTCTTCACTTATATGCGGTTCAGCAGAAATCAGAAGACGGTGCTCATCGCCCTGAATCTTTCCGGAAAGGATTTTCCGGAATTCGACATCGGGGTTCCCGCCGCCTCCGCCTACTGGCGCGCGGTCGACACCGACATGAAGCGAAACGGCGGGACGGGAACCAGGCGGAAATCCGTCTATCATGTCGCCGACGGCGGATGCAACGGATATGCACAGCATATCACGCTTCCTCTGCCGAAGTTCTCCGCGATCATTCTCGAAAAGGAGGGATGA
- a CDS encoding glycogen synthase, with the protein MADKEKKKKAAAEGKPVTQPPAGKTRPRPRRRAARRAETPPARRRSVLFVTPECAPFATSGGLGEVAGSLPAALNRSRKTRMDCRVILPLYGKISDEYRKKMKFLGEGRVPVAWRNQYIGLFELKKDGTVYYFIDNEYYFKRDGLYGYYDDCERFAYFSRAVFTAMEIADFHPNIIHANDWQSALVPIYQNSLVRKAFTRTVFTIHNIEYQGHYGKDVLESCLGLPEDQEYIVDFRGDVNLMKGAIESCNVLSTVSPTYAQELKDPVFSFGLDEIIRRNEHKLTGILNGIDVRTYDPARDPLIAANYSEKDPSGKADCKRALQEELGLPVRDVPMITLISRLVPAKGMDLIMHTLDGVLRNNDVQFVMLGTGNGEYENYFRSLQYNYPDKVCSMIEFDTAKSHRVYAAGDILLMPSRCEPCGLSQMIGCRYGDIPVVRETGGLKDSIKDCTLGDGNGFTFADYGAESFYHAVMNAVSRCGDKDKWGPLVRHDLSMDFSWRKAAGQYIQMYEAMMER; encoded by the coding sequence ATGGCAGATAAAGAGAAGAAAAAGAAAGCCGCGGCGGAAGGGAAACCGGTTACGCAGCCGCCCGCGGGGAAGACCCGCCCCAGACCGCGCAGACGCGCGGCCCGCAGAGCGGAAACACCGCCCGCCCGGAGGCGGAGTGTACTCTTTGTGACACCGGAATGCGCACCCTTCGCCACCTCGGGAGGCCTGGGAGAGGTCGCAGGATCGCTGCCGGCCGCACTGAACAGGAGCCGGAAGACCAGGATGGACTGCCGGGTCATTCTGCCGCTGTACGGAAAAATCAGCGACGAATACCGCAAAAAAATGAAATTCCTCGGAGAGGGCAGAGTTCCGGTGGCCTGGAGGAACCAGTACATCGGCCTGTTCGAGCTGAAGAAGGACGGGACGGTGTACTATTTCATCGACAATGAATATTACTTCAAGCGGGACGGACTCTACGGCTATTACGACGACTGCGAGCGTTTCGCGTATTTCAGCCGCGCCGTGTTCACCGCCATGGAAATCGCGGATTTTCATCCGAATATCATACACGCCAACGACTGGCAGTCTGCGCTGGTGCCCATATACCAGAATTCTCTGGTGCGGAAGGCTTTTACCAGGACGGTGTTCACGATTCACAACATCGAATACCAGGGGCATTACGGAAAAGACGTTCTGGAATCCTGTCTCGGTCTGCCGGAGGATCAGGAATATATTGTAGATTTCCGCGGCGACGTGAATCTGATGAAGGGTGCCATCGAGAGCTGCAATGTGCTGAGCACGGTCAGCCCGACATATGCACAGGAGCTGAAGGACCCTGTTTTTTCCTTCGGCCTCGACGAGATCATCCGCCGCAATGAGCATAAGCTGACCGGAATTCTGAACGGCATCGACGTCAGAACCTACGATCCGGCCCGTGATCCGCTGATCGCGGCGAATTACAGCGAAAAGGATCCGTCGGGAAAGGCGGACTGCAAGCGCGCTCTCCAGGAGGAACTGGGGCTTCCTGTCCGAGACGTTCCGATGATTACGCTGATCTCCCGGCTTGTGCCGGCGAAGGGCATGGATCTGATCATGCACACGCTGGACGGAGTTCTCCGGAACAATGACGTGCAGTTCGTCATGCTCGGCACCGGAAACGGCGAATACGAGAACTATTTCCGGAGCCTGCAGTACAATTATCCGGATAAGGTCTGCTCCATGATCGAGTTCGACACCGCCAAGTCCCACCGTGTCTACGCGGCCGGCGACATTCTGCTGATGCCGTCCAGATGTGAGCCCTGCGGACTTTCCCAGATGATCGGATGCCGCTACGGCGATATCCCGGTGGTCCGGGAGACCGGCGGGCTGAAGGATTCCATCAAGGACTGTACGCTGGGGGACGGCAACGGTTTCACTTTTGCCGATTACGGCGCGGAGAGCTTTTATCACGCGGTGATGAACGCGGTCAGCCGCTGCGGGGACAAAGACAAATGGGGGCCGCTGGTGCGGCACGATCTGTCGATGGACTTCAGCTGGCGAAAGGCGGCTGGACAATACATTCAGATGTATGAGGCCATGATGGAGCGGTGA
- a CDS encoding glucose-1-phosphate adenylyltransferase gives MSRKKKCVAMLLAGGQGSRLSPLTATLAKPAVSFGARYRIIDFSLSNCVNSDIDTVGVCTQYQPLELNDYLGTGAPWDLDLRFGGLHVLPPYQAAGGADWFRGTANAIYQNLRFIKNYDPDYVLILSGDHIYKMNYEMMLQEHIDNKADCTIAVIDVAPEEASRFGIMNTDRQGRIIEFEEKPEHPKSTQASMGVYIFNTDKLIRYLEADEQDPESSNDFGKNIIPNMLRDNQRLFAYLYKGYWRDVGTLSSFWAANMDTLGEDPELPLNDAGWRIYYRHSFDHPQYVGEHGEVLNCNCGDGNELDGRVENSIIFNNIIVEEGASIKDSIIMSDVVIRRGARVEYAIIDHGTVIGENAAVGGSKDSCDLTVVANECRIGSRQTVKAGEILTGDRI, from the coding sequence ATGTCAAGAAAGAAAAAATGTGTGGCAATGCTTCTGGCCGGCGGCCAGGGGAGCCGCCTGTCGCCTCTGACCGCGACGCTGGCCAAGCCGGCGGTCTCCTTCGGTGCACGATACCGGATCATCGACTTCTCCCTGTCGAACTGCGTTAACTCGGACATCGACACGGTGGGCGTATGCACACAGTATCAGCCGCTGGAGCTCAACGATTATCTGGGCACCGGCGCACCCTGGGATCTGGATCTCCGCTTCGGCGGACTGCACGTCCTGCCCCCGTATCAGGCGGCCGGCGGCGCAGACTGGTTCCGGGGAACGGCCAACGCCATCTATCAGAATCTGCGCTTCATCAAGAATTACGATCCGGACTATGTACTGATCCTGTCCGGAGACCATATCTACAAAATGAATTACGAAATGATGCTGCAGGAACACATCGACAACAAAGCGGACTGCACCATCGCAGTCATTGACGTCGCTCCGGAGGAAGCCAGCCGGTTTGGCATCATGAACACGGACCGTCAGGGACGGATCATCGAATTCGAAGAAAAGCCGGAGCACCCCAAAAGCACGCAGGCTTCCATGGGCGTCTACATTTTCAACACCGACAAGCTGATCCGCTACCTGGAGGCAGACGAGCAGGATCCGGAATCCTCCAACGACTTCGGGAAAAACATCATTCCCAACATGCTCCGGGACAATCAGAGACTTTTCGCCTATCTTTACAAAGGCTACTGGAGAGATGTCGGTACACTGTCCTCCTTCTGGGCCGCCAACATGGACACCCTCGGCGAGGATCCCGAGCTGCCCCTGAACGACGCAGGCTGGCGGATCTACTACCGCCACAGTTTTGACCATCCTCAGTATGTGGGAGAGCACGGCGAGGTGCTGAACTGCAACTGCGGCGACGGCAACGAGCTGGACGGCCGGGTCGAGAACTCTATCATCTTCAACAACATCATCGTTGAAGAGGGCGCATCCATCAAGGATTCCATCATCATGAGCGATGTCGTGATCCGGCGCGGCGCCCGCGTGGAATACGCCATCATCGACCACGGCACCGTCATCGGGGAAAACGCCGCCGTCGGCGGCAGCAAGGATTCCTGTGATCTGACGGTGGTTGCCAACGAATGCCGCATCGGCAGCCGTCAGACAGTCAAAGCCGGCGAGATTCTGACCGGAGACCGGATATAG
- a CDS encoding glycoside hydrolase family 13 protein, which produces MNMTVRILVDRDLCPWRVRLVMLYDRHHYPAYYEMAGAETPIETDNYIEYSVSLPVEDTGLYWYHFQVETPNRLMKIGRADDNRAELQDFPKSWQLTVYRRSYETPEWIFGGVYYHIFVDRFARGDNPRLERALAEERGAAGENGTPDHGIPLTSKIRRDDWGGVPQWQPEDGKIYNRDFFGGNLAGIREKLPYLQELGVTCLYLSPIFEAYSNHKYDTGDYSRIDPMFGSEEDFRALCRDAMSRGIRVICDGVFSHTGSDSVYFDKYGHFGGGGAWHNVNSRYRDWYYFHENDTYESWWGIDTLPRLNKTNPDYQEFICGRDGIIRRWLRAGASGWRLDVADELDTGFLKALVRAAKSEKQDSIVIGEVWEDASNKISYGNRRNYFEGDKLDSVMNYPFRAGIIDFVRNGNAWQMAATVDQIMENYPSDVVNSLMNLLGTHDSVRILTALAGRDLGPDPSREQQANTRLTEEERRRGLRMLKIAVVIQMTLPGVPCIYYGDEAETEGYKDPFNRTCYPWGRENKDLQAWYRKIIAIRKSHPVYKRGRYRTIASIEGLYAFERFDSVDSWYGDAFSDRDHLDDKPSSLITCANCGEREATLFLDSVRVDLLTGERKKEEKITVFPGEVMLLAEDEEGI; this is translated from the coding sequence ATGAACATGACAGTCCGCATCCTCGTGGACCGGGATTTGTGCCCCTGGCGCGTCCGGCTCGTCATGCTCTACGACCGCCATCACTACCCCGCCTACTATGAAATGGCGGGAGCCGAGACACCGATAGAAACCGACAATTACATTGAATACAGCGTCAGCCTCCCGGTGGAGGACACCGGACTCTACTGGTACCACTTTCAGGTAGAAACGCCGAACCGGCTGATGAAGATCGGCCGGGCCGATGATAACCGGGCCGAGCTCCAGGACTTTCCGAAGAGCTGGCAGCTGACCGTATACCGCAGAAGCTATGAAACACCGGAATGGATTTTCGGAGGCGTATATTATCATATCTTTGTGGATCGATTCGCCCGGGGAGACAACCCGCGCCTGGAACGCGCCCTCGCCGAGGAACGCGGCGCCGCCGGCGAAAACGGGACGCCCGACCATGGCATTCCGCTCACCTCCAAAATCCGCCGGGATGACTGGGGCGGCGTTCCGCAGTGGCAGCCGGAGGACGGCAAAATTTACAACCGGGACTTTTTCGGCGGGAATCTGGCGGGAATCCGCGAGAAGCTTCCCTACCTGCAGGAGCTCGGAGTGACTTGTCTCTACCTCAGTCCGATTTTTGAGGCCTACTCCAACCACAAATACGATACCGGCGACTACTCCCGAATCGATCCGATGTTCGGCTCGGAAGAGGACTTTCGGGCACTCTGCCGGGACGCCATGTCACGGGGAATACGGGTAATCTGCGACGGCGTGTTCTCCCACACGGGAAGCGATTCCGTGTACTTTGACAAATACGGGCACTTCGGCGGAGGCGGTGCATGGCACAATGTCAACTCCCGTTACCGGGACTGGTATTACTTCCATGAGAACGACACCTATGAATCCTGGTGGGGAATCGACACCCTGCCCCGCCTGAACAAAACCAACCCGGACTATCAGGAATTCATCTGCGGCAGGGACGGCATCATCCGCAGGTGGCTGCGTGCCGGCGCCAGCGGATGGCGGCTGGATGTGGCAGACGAGCTGGATACCGGTTTTCTGAAGGCGCTCGTCCGCGCGGCAAAGTCAGAGAAGCAGGATTCCATCGTCATCGGAGAGGTCTGGGAGGACGCCTCCAACAAAATCTCCTACGGGAACCGACGCAACTACTTCGAGGGCGACAAGCTGGACAGCGTCATGAACTACCCGTTCCGCGCAGGCATCATTGACTTTGTACGCAACGGCAACGCATGGCAGATGGCTGCTACGGTGGATCAGATTATGGAGAATTACCCCTCCGATGTGGTGAACAGCCTGATGAATCTGCTGGGCACACACGACAGCGTCCGCATCCTCACGGCCCTGGCCGGCCGGGATCTGGGTCCCGACCCCTCCCGCGAGCAGCAGGCAAACACCCGCCTGACCGAGGAAGAGCGGCGGCGGGGTCTCCGGATGCTGAAGATTGCCGTGGTCATTCAGATGACGCTCCCCGGCGTCCCCTGCATCTATTACGGAGACGAAGCCGAAACGGAGGGATATAAGGATCCGTTTAACCGCACCTGCTATCCCTGGGGGAGGGAGAACAAAGACCTTCAGGCATGGTACCGGAAAATCATTGCAATCCGGAAATCCCATCCTGTTTACAAACGCGGTCGCTACCGGACTATTGCCTCTATCGAAGGGCTCTACGCCTTTGAGCGTTTCGATTCCGTCGACAGCTGGTACGGCGATGCATTCTCCGACCGTGATCATCTGGATGACAAGCCCTCCAGCCTGATCACCTGCGCCAACTGCGGCGAACGGGAGGCGACGCTGTTTCTGGACAGTGTACGGGTGGATCTGCTGACCGGCGAACGCAAAAAGGAAGAAAAGATAACCGTCTTCCCGGGGGAAGTCATGCTTCTCGCGGAGGACGAGGAAGGAATCTGA